A part of Molothrus aeneus isolate 106 chromosome 10, BPBGC_Maene_1.0, whole genome shotgun sequence genomic DNA contains:
- the SIAH2 gene encoding E3 ubiquitin-protein ligase SIAH2 yields MSRPSSAGPGPSKPCGKQQQHAPSPAAVLPGTGGASPPPPPPPPLPPPQQQQQQQQELTSLFECPICFDYVLPPILQCQAGHLVCKQCRQQLSLCPTCRGSLTPNIRNLAMEKVASAVLFPCKYATTGCSLTLHHTEKPKHEAICEYRPYSCPCPGTSCDWEGSLEAVMSHLMHAHKSITTLQGEDIIFLATDINLPGAVDWVMMQSCFGQHFMLVLKKQEKCEGHQQFFATVLLIGTRKQAENFQYRLELHGSCHRLTWEASPCSIHDGVLVAIRNSNCLVFDTATAHLFADNGNLGINVTISMCCP; encoded by the exons ATGAGCCGCCCGTCCTCCGCCGGCCCCGGCCCTAGCAAGCCTTgcggaaagcagcagcagcacgccCCGTCCCCCGCCGCCGTCCTGCCGGGGACCGGCGGGGCTTCTCCGCcgcctccccctcctcctcctcttcctcccccccagcagcagcaacagcagcagcaggagctgaccTCTCTCTTCGAGTGCCCCATCTGCTTCGACTATGTCCTGCCGCccatcctgcagtgccaggccGGGCACCTGGTGTGCAAGCAATGCCGGCAGCAGCTGAGCCTCTGTCCCACCTGCCGGGGCTCCCTCACCCCCAACATCAGGAACCTGGCCATGGAGAAGGTGGCCTCGGCTGTCCTCTTCCCGTGCAAG TATGCCACAACAGGCTGCTCCCTGACCCTCCACCACACAGAAAAGCCAAAACATGAAGCCATCTGTGAGTACCGTCCCTACTCCTGCCCGTGCCCCGGTACCTCCTGTGACTGGGAGGGATCCTTGGAAGCCGTGATGTCCCACCTCATGCATGCCCACAAAAGCATTACCACCCTTCAGGGAGAAGACATCATTTTCCTTGCCACAGACATTAACCTGCCAGGGGCAGTGGACTGGGTGATGATGCAGTCGTGCTTTGGTCAGCACTTCATGCTGGTGCTGAAGAAACAGGAGAAGTGCGAAGGTCACCAGCAGTTTTTTGCCACCGTGCTGCTCATTGGCACCCGTAAGCAGGCAGAGAACTTTCAGTACAGACTGGAGCTGCACGGCAGCTGCCACCGGCTGACCTGGGAGGcatctccctgctccatccACGACGGCGTGCTCGTGGCCATCCGCAACAGCAACTGCCTCGTTTTTGATACAGCCACTGCACACCTCTTTGCTGACAACGGAAACCTCGGCATCAACGTGACGATTTCTATGTGTTGCCCATGA